One genomic segment of Aliarcobacter cibarius includes these proteins:
- a CDS encoding autotransporter domain-containing protein: MSSFRVQNARFRILKGGKIGLCLSIALLSSVISPTSLFSADYFTGVQATVTPTTATGTGSGNNYSLTVEQANNVSNTLLNQNVSNTSTLTDDIVFKPTSWATSSYTNPIFAPTYTNAYGTTIPDRFNVNKTIDKPLILNLTFDSFANANNIYKDTSSTLFYQGISQPAGYVVASVSNPTLNLSTNNSTNYTANIIMSGNNTVAGNIDIGSDGNINIIGSNVEFKGNVTAGNTDISNGATLNSLGNITSNINGTTANSGTLNMNGSSQTVTGNIGNTNSLQNFNVTSGTTTLTGNLNATNTNISNGATLNSQGNITSNVNGATANSGNLVTSGTNQLVTGNIGDTNSLQNFNVISGITTLNGNLTSTNTDITNNSTLKISDGKTITSTILSSDATGNLTLLGNGTIFGTIGNSANSLSSVNAGATGTISTFNGDIYSKDTNIVGDGTVNLNQDLIGTNLTFNANGIVNSIADISAAVVGTAGTLNMNGTTQTITGNVGAINNLNITNGTTTLNGNLNATNTNISNGATLNSQGNITSNINGTTANSGNLVMSGLSQTITGDIGNTKSLQNFNITNGTTKLTGNLNAVNTNISNGTTLNSLGNITSNINGTTANSGTLSMSGTNQTITGNIGNTNSLQNFNVTNGTTTLNGNLNATNTNISNGTILNSLGNITSNINGKTANSGTLNMNGTTQTITGNIGDTNSLENFNVTNGTTTLNGNLNATNTNISNGASLNSQGNITSNVNGTAANSGNLLMSGANQTIFNSIGNIYSLNNFTVKTGTTTANADIKALSTNIANGATLNLKANIVSNIDGDTPNSGTLSMSGVSQTVTGDIGSINKLSNFVVNSGATTLNGNLSAINTNIGTNATLNSLGNITSNINGTGLNTGTLNMTGTTQTIIGNVGTINNLNITNGTTTLNGNLNAANTNISNGATLNSLGNITSNINGTGLNTGTLNMNGTTQTITGNVGAINNLNITNGTTTLNGNLNATNTNISNGATLNSQGNITSNINGTTANSGNLVMSGLSQTITGDIGNTKSLQNFNITNGTTKLTGNLNAVNTNISNGTTLNSLGNITSNINGTTANSGTLSMSGTNQTITGNIGNTNSLQNFNVTNGTTTLNGNLNATNTNISNGTILNSLGNITSNINGKTANSGTLNMNGTTQTITGNIGDTNSLENFNVTNGTTTLNGNLNATNTNISNGASLNSQGNITSNVNGTAANSGNLLMSGANQTIFNSIGNIYSLNNFTVKTGTTTANADIKALSTNIANGATLNLKANIVSNIDGDTPNSGTLSMSGVSQTVTGDIGSINKLSNFVVNSGATTLNGNLSAINTNIGTNATLNSLGNITTNLFFDGNGVANLYEGITGDINFAGNDGVVNVKDEKNVDGNISTLANNTGTINFEGDSQVSGTIGDIAFGVKNINVNTNNQQDKDPSGNVLSGSGLFIHRDIYADRINLQNNATLILDDGADITNTNLPDLIVMTTDANNKGNVIFAGTSNIKGQIGENLLSLESITAGETGSILTFENKVYVKDLNYKSDGDVILKDELKGNIVFKATQGTLTLSDGVNLNTSNTTFEDANSAKLIFAGDSTINGTLGGNTTGKSTFATIEAGAAGKTVTFQNNLYATNLEITGDEGIVNLNGNFTGNNINYQDDGIINLADKKAINSSITTNDEYGTLNLLGDSSINGTIGTIDNKLKEINSAQNSKTSNLNGNTFAKDLNVGTGILNLNGNFTGDNLNYEANGVVNLADNKVVDSKILTTTDNQGILNTLKNAEFKQQIGQDGKKLKDINTAKSDSTTTFKEDVYAQNLNLQENGTVNLGGNFKGDKIDFKDNATLNIAKDKNISSKIVSQDENIGEINIAGSTIISGEIADSLNKIRAIKLNGKNSSSTFEKDTFVKDLNLNEKLTLNLNGNLEAENLNYNSDATINLANQKNIDAKINTLNNGEGTLNLLGSSNINKKVGSDTNRLKEIKTGASGSTSEFKDNVYANKTTIKDEGTVNFKENLYSNIYFGGNGTVNIEDNKAVISQTQPFTTTIADGVGNLNYKGATTLTNDIGSIDKRLNTVKFASDANRENIEQKLAYDVYAKNTVIGNGSNKVLIDFVDDVKFAGNLNIKDGATLNIKDKKLDVKDNIKVDKNSTLNFDVQTTDLSSGSAVVGGKSGQITADSLTMESDAKFNITYDGTWEGKGQYNLIVTQNDIDTKYRATEESGFVRDNSIIDSTVEVVGKNLVLKADRTTDGSHKAEDLYIVKSGIGNDYSNGASQSLAKLANEKAREGALAKIIRDIEYLEDGKTITSTKKQEMIDIQRKLAPNPSGVVNQNIADASNINKTSIKGRLNEMRTSNIEDSIQAYEGKGLSSGDSYTVGDSTLWLKTTASKTKQDDVGVYEGFNTKSYGFVAGLDKNVGDSSIIGISTSYMDTKATQNSHQTDTNSIGVSLYGSKEFELGYIEGQLNYTQHSSDTSRTANSGDLTSKVKADEMGARIEAGVHIPVDNGAYITPYAGVEYSQVNQKGYTEKGTSYQNDALKVDKYKEDKTTAEVGIKATSRIELDNALIIPQVSFAVAKDFGTSNPEIKAQFVGGGDKFVTPSRKPDDMIYKVGVGVEARITNDTKIRFDLNYDRSKDGDFEGYSGNVTLGISF, translated from the coding sequence ATGAGTAGTTTTAGAGTCCAAAATGCAAGATTTCGTATCTTAAAAGGCGGAAAAATTGGTCTTTGTCTTAGTATTGCTCTTCTTTCTTCAGTAATCTCTCCAACAAGCTTATTTTCAGCCGATTACTTTACTGGTGTTCAAGCTACAGTAACTCCTACAACAGCAACAGGAACGGGGTCAGGTAATAATTATTCCTTAACAGTTGAACAAGCTAATAATGTTAGTAATACTTTATTAAATCAGAATGTTTCAAATACATCAACGCTTACAGATGATATAGTTTTTAAACCTACTTCGTGGGCTACTAGTTCATACACAAATCCAATTTTCGCTCCAACTTATACTAATGCATATGGTACTACTATACCTGATAGATTTAATGTAAATAAAACTATTGATAAGCCTTTGATTCTAAATTTAACTTTTGATTCGTTTGCAAATGCAAATAATATCTATAAAGATACTTCCAGTACTTTGTTTTATCAGGGTATATCACAACCAGCTGGATATGTTGTTGCTTCTGTTTCAAATCCTACATTAAATTTATCTACAAATAATTCTACAAATTACACGGCTAATATAATAATGAGTGGAAATAACACAGTTGCTGGAAATATAGACATAGGTAGTGATGGTAATATAAATATAATCGGAAGTAATGTAGAATTTAAGGGAAATGTAACTGCTGGAAATACAGATATTTCAAATGGAGCTACTTTAAATTCCCTAGGAAATATAACTTCAAATATAAATGGAACAACAGCAAATAGTGGAACATTAAATATGAATGGAAGCAGTCAAACAGTAACTGGAAATATTGGGAATACAAATTCCCTTCAAAATTTTAATGTAACAAGCGGAACAACAACGCTAACTGGAAATTTAAATGCTACAAATACAAATATTTCAAATGGAGCTACTTTAAATTCTCAAGGAAATATAACTTCAAATGTAAATGGAGCAACAGCTAACAGCGGTAATTTAGTCACGAGTGGTACAAATCAGTTAGTAACTGGAAATATAGGAGATACAAACTCACTTCAAAACTTTAATGTAATAAGCGGAATAACTACACTAAATGGAAACTTAACTTCTACAAACACGGATATTACAAATAATTCAACATTAAAAATTTCAGATGGAAAAACAATTACATCAACAATTTTAAGTAGTGATGCAACAGGAAACTTAACTCTTTTAGGAAACGGAACTATATTTGGGACAATTGGAAATAGTGCAAATAGTTTAAGTAGTGTAAATGCAGGAGCAACTGGAACAATATCAACTTTTAATGGTGATATTTACTCAAAAGATACAAATATAGTTGGAGATGGAACAGTAAATTTAAATCAAGATTTAATAGGAACAAATTTAACATTTAATGCAAATGGGATTGTAAACTCTATTGCTGATATTAGTGCAGCTGTTGTAGGAACAGCGGGAACATTAAATATGAACGGGACAACACAAACTATAACAGGAAATGTTGGAGCAATAAATAATCTAAATATAACAAACGGAACAACTACACTAAATGGGAATCTAAATGCCACAAATACAAATATTTCAAATGGAGCTACTTTAAATTCACAAGGAAATATAACTTCAAATATAAATGGAACAACAGCTAATAGCGGTAATTTAGTTATGAGTGGATTGAGTCAAACAATAACTGGAGATATTGGAAATACAAAATCACTTCAAAATTTTAATATAACAAATGGAACAACAAAACTAACTGGTAATTTAAATGCAGTAAACACAAATATTTCAAATGGAACTACTTTAAATTCATTAGGAAATATAACTTCAAATATAAATGGAACAACAGCTAATAGTGGAACTTTAAGTATGAGTGGTACAAATCAAACAATAACTGGAAATATTGGAAATACAAATTCACTTCAAAACTTTAATGTTACAAATGGAACAACTACACTAAATGGGAATCTAAATGCCACAAATACAAATATTTCAAATGGAACTATTTTAAATTCACTAGGAAATATAACTTCAAATATAAATGGAAAAACGGCAAATAGCGGAACATTAAATATGAATGGGACAACACAAACTATAACTGGAAATATTGGAGATACAAATTCCCTTGAAAACTTTAATGTAACAAATGGAACAACTACACTAAATGGAAATTTAAATGCCACAAATACAAATATTTCAAATGGAGCTAGTTTAAATTCTCAAGGAAATATAACTTCAAATGTAAATGGAACTGCGGCAAATAGTGGTAATTTATTAATGAGTGGAGCAAATCAAACAATTTTTAACAGTATTGGTAATATATACTCTTTAAATAATTTTACTGTAAAAACTGGAACAACAACTGCAAATGCAGATATAAAAGCATTAAGCACAAATATAGCAAATGGAGCAACTTTAAACTTAAAAGCTAATATTGTTTCAAATATAGATGGTGATACTCCAAATAGTGGAACACTAAGTATGAGTGGAGTATCTCAAACAGTTACAGGAGATATTGGAAGTATAAATAAACTAAGTAATTTTGTTGTAAATAGTGGAGCAACAACATTAAATGGAAATTTAAGTGCAATAAACACAAATATCGGTACAAATGCGACTTTAAATTCACTAGGAAATATAACTTCAAATATAAATGGAACGGGTTTAAATACTGGAACATTAAATATGACTGGAACAACACAAACTATAATTGGAAATGTTGGAACAATAAATAATCTAAATATAACAAACGGAACAACTACACTAAATGGAAATCTAAACGCAGCAAATACAAATATTTCAAATGGAGCCACTTTAAATTCACTAGGAAATATAACTTCAAATATAAATGGAACAGGCTTAAATACTGGAACATTAAATATGAATGGGACAACACAAACTATAACAGGAAATGTTGGAGCAATAAATAATCTAAATATAACAAACGGAACAACTACACTAAATGGGAATCTAAATGCCACAAATACAAATATTTCAAATGGAGCTACTTTAAATTCACAAGGAAATATAACTTCAAATATAAATGGAACAACAGCTAATAGCGGTAATTTAGTTATGAGTGGATTGAGTCAAACAATAACTGGAGATATTGGAAATACAAAATCACTTCAAAATTTTAATATAACAAATGGAACAACAAAACTAACTGGTAATTTAAATGCAGTAAACACAAATATTTCAAATGGAACTACTTTAAATTCATTAGGAAATATAACTTCAAATATAAATGGAACAACAGCTAATAGTGGAACTTTAAGTATGAGTGGTACAAATCAAACAATAACTGGAAATATTGGAAATACAAATTCACTTCAAAACTTTAATGTTACAAATGGAACAACTACACTAAATGGGAATCTAAATGCCACAAATACAAATATTTCAAATGGAACTATTTTAAATTCACTAGGAAATATAACTTCAAATATAAATGGAAAAACGGCAAATAGCGGAACATTAAATATGAATGGGACAACACAAACTATAACTGGAAATATTGGAGATACAAATTCCCTTGAAAACTTTAATGTAACAAATGGAACAACTACACTAAATGGAAATTTAAATGCCACAAATACAAATATTTCAAATGGAGCTAGTTTAAATTCTCAAGGAAATATAACTTCAAATGTAAATGGAACTGCGGCAAATAGTGGTAATTTATTAATGAGTGGAGCAAATCAAACAATTTTTAACAGTATTGGTAATATATACTCTTTAAATAATTTTACTGTAAAAACTGGAACAACAACTGCAAATGCAGATATAAAAGCATTAAGCACAAATATAGCAAATGGAGCAACTTTAAACTTAAAAGCTAATATTGTTTCAAATATAGATGGTGATACTCCAAATAGTGGAACACTAAGTATGAGTGGAGTATCTCAAACAGTTACAGGAGATATTGGAAGTATAAATAAACTAAGTAATTTTGTTGTAAATAGTGGAGCAACAACATTAAATGGAAATTTAAGTGCAATAAACACAAATATCGGTACAAATGCGACTTTAAATTCACTAGGAAATATAACTACTAATTTATTTTTTGATGGAAATGGAGTTGCAAATTTATATGAAGGAATCACAGGTGATATAAACTTTGCTGGAAATGATGGTGTAGTTAATGTAAAAGATGAAAAAAATGTAGATGGAAATATTTCAACATTGGCAAATAATACAGGAACTATAAATTTTGAAGGGGATAGTCAGGTTTCGGGAACTATTGGAGATATTGCTTTTGGTGTAAAAAATATAAATGTTAATACAAATAATCAACAAGATAAAGATCCTAGTGGAAATGTTTTATCTGGTTCAGGTTTATTTATTCATAGGGATATTTATGCAGATAGAATTAATCTTCAAAATAATGCAACTTTAATCTTAGATGATGGGGCAGATATTACTAATACAAATTTACCTGATTTGATAGTAATGACAACTGATGCAAATAATAAAGGAAATGTTATATTTGCTGGAACATCAAATATAAAAGGGCAAATTGGTGAAAATCTTTTAAGTTTAGAGAGCATAACTGCAGGAGAAACAGGTTCAATTTTAACATTTGAAAATAAAGTTTATGTAAAAGATTTAAATTATAAATCAGATGGAGATGTTATTTTAAAAGATGAGCTAAAAGGAAATATAGTTTTCAAAGCTACTCAAGGAACTTTAACTCTTAGTGATGGAGTTAATTTAAATACATCAAACACTACTTTTGAAGATGCTAACAGTGCAAAATTAATATTTGCTGGTGATTCTACAATTAATGGAACTTTAGGTGGAAATACAACTGGAAAATCTACATTTGCAACTATTGAAGCGGGAGCTGCTGGTAAAACTGTAACTTTCCAAAATAATTTATATGCTACAAATTTAGAAATAACTGGAGATGAGGGAATAGTTAATCTAAATGGGAATTTCACAGGAAATAACATAAATTATCAAGATGATGGAATTATAAACTTAGCAGATAAAAAAGCTATAAATTCAAGTATTACAACAAATGATGAGTATGGAACTTTAAATTTATTAGGTGATTCATCTATAAATGGAACTATTGGAACTATCGATAATAAATTAAAAGAGATTAATAGTGCACAAAACAGTAAAACTTCAAATTTAAATGGGAATACTTTTGCAAAAGATTTAAATGTTGGAACGGGAATTTTAAATTTAAATGGCAATTTCACAGGGGATAATCTAAATTATGAGGCAAATGGAGTTGTAAATTTAGCAGATAACAAAGTAGTAGATTCAAAAATATTAACAACAACAGATAATCAAGGTATATTAAATACTTTAAAAAATGCAGAATTTAAGCAACAAATTGGTCAAGATGGTAAAAAATTAAAAGATATTAATACAGCAAAATCTGATTCTACAACAACATTTAAAGAAGATGTTTATGCTCAAAATTTAAATTTACAAGAAAATGGAACTGTGAATTTAGGTGGGAATTTTAAAGGTGATAAAATAGACTTTAAAGATAATGCTACTTTAAATATTGCAAAAGATAAAAATATTAGTTCTAAAATTGTTTCTCAAGATGAAAATATAGGAGAAATAAATATTGCAGGAAGTACAATAATAAGTGGAGAGATAGCTGATAGTTTAAATAAAATAAGAGCTATAAAATTAAATGGAAAAAATTCAAGTTCTACATTTGAAAAAGATACATTTGTGAAAGATTTAAATTTAAATGAGAAATTAACTTTGAATTTAAATGGAAATTTGGAAGCTGAAAATTTAAATTATAATTCTGACGCAACAATCAATCTTGCAAATCAAAAAAATATAGATGCTAAAATTAATACTTTAAATAATGGTGAAGGAACTTTAAATCTTCTTGGAAGTTCGAATATAAATAAAAAAGTTGGAAGTGATACGAATAGATTAAAAGAGATAAAAACAGGAGCATCTGGTTCAACTTCTGAATTTAAAGATAATGTTTATGCAAATAAAACCACTATAAAAGATGAAGGAACAGTAAATTTCAAAGAAAATTTATATTCTAATATCTATTTTGGTGGTAATGGAACTGTAAATATCGAAGATAATAAGGCTGTTATTTCTCAAACACAACCATTTACGACAACTATTGCTGATGGTGTTGGAAATTTAAATTATAAAGGTGCTACAACTTTAACAAATGATATTGGTTCTATTGATAAAAGATTGAATACAGTTAAATTTGCAAGTGATGCAAATAGAGAAAATATTGAACAAAAGTTAGCATATGATGTTTATGCTAAAAATACTGTTATTGGGAATGGTTCAAATAAAGTTCTTATAGATTTTGTTGATGATGTAAAATTTGCTGGAAATTTAAATATTAAAGATGGAGCAACTTTAAATATTAAAGATAAAAAATTAGATGTAAAAGACAATATAAAAGTAGATAAAAATTCTACTTTAAATTTTGATGTACAAACTACAGATTTAAGTTCTGGAAGTGCAGTTGTTGGTGGAAAATCTGGTCAGATTACAGCAGATAGTTTAACTATGGAAAGTGATGCTAAATTTAATATTACTTATGATGGAACATGGGAAGGAAAAGGTCAGTATAATTTAATTGTTACACAAAATGATATTGATACAAAATATAGGGCAACTGAAGAAAGTGGATTTGTAAGAGATAATAGTATTATAGATTCAACTGTTGAAGTTGTTGGTAAAAATTTAGTATTAAAAGCAGATAGGACAACAGATGGTTCTCATAAAGCTGAAGATTTATATATAGTAAAATCAGGAATTGGTAATGATTATTCAAATGGAGCTTCACAGTCTTTAGCAAAATTAGCGAATGAAAAAGCAAGAGAGGGTGCTTTGGCTAAGATTATTAGAGATATAGAATATTTAGAAGATGGTAAGACTATAACATCTACTAAAAAACAAGAAATGATAGATATTCAAAGAAAGTTAGCTCCAAATCCAAGTGGAGTTGTTAATCAAAATATTGCAGATGCTTCAAATATCAATAAAACTTCTATTAAAGGAAGATTAAATGAAATGAGAACTTCTAATATAGAAGATTCTATTCAAGCTTATGAAGGTAAAGGTCTTTCTTCAGGTGATTCTTATACAGTTGGTGATTCAACATTGTGGTTAAAAACAACTGCTTCAAAAACAAAACAAGATGATGTTGGAGTTTATGAAGGATTTAATACAAAATCTTATGGTTTTGTTGCAGGACTTGATAAAAATGTAGGAGATAGTTCAATTATTGGAATTAGTACTTCTTATATGGACACTAAAGCTACTCAAAATAGTCATCAAACAGATACAAATAGTATAGGAGTCTCTTTATACGGGTCAAAAGAGTTTGAGTTAGGATATATTGAAGGACAATTAAATTACACACAACATTCAAGTGATACAAGTAGAACAGCAAATTCAGGTGATTTGACTTCAAAAGTAAAAGCAGATGAAATGGGTGCAAGAATAGAAGCAGGAGTTCATATTCCAGTTGACAATGGAGCTTATATTACACCTTATGCAGGAGTTGAATATAGTCAAGTTAATCAAAAAGGTTATACGGAAAAAGGAACTTCATATCAAAATGATGCTTTAAAAGTTGATAAATATAAAGAAGATAAAACGACAGCAGAAGTTGGTATAAAAGCAACAAGCAGAATAGAACTTGATAATGCTTTAATTATTCCACAAGTTAGTTTTGCGGTAGCAAAAGATTTTGGAACAAGTAATCCTGAGATAAAAGCTCAATTTGTAGGAGGTGGAGATAAATTTGTAACTCCTTCTAGAAAACCTGATGATATGATTTACAAAGTTGGAGTTGGAGTTGAGGCTAGAATCACAAATGATACAAAAATAAGATTTGATTTAAATTATGACAGAAGTAAAGATGGTGATTTTGAAGGTTATAGTGGTAATGTTACACTAGGAATTAGTTTTTAG
- a CDS encoding YqiA/YcfP family alpha/beta fold hydrolase — MIIYIHGFASSGLGDKPKIFKKYFKNGIITPSLSTIPFLAIHTLEDLIEVFLAKGEKVSLVGSSLGGFYSLYLANKYKLNAVLINPALNPKQTLSKFYSFGLVKNYFDNSNFEITQEQLKSLENFQVSLIQNPKNIMALIQKGDEIIDYKESLEILKDCEIIVEEGGNHSFENIEKYLNKINNFFK; from the coding sequence ATGATTATTTATATCCATGGTTTTGCAAGTAGTGGTTTAGGAGATAAACCAAAAATTTTTAAGAAGTATTTTAAAAATGGGATAATTACTCCTAGTTTATCAACAATTCCCTTTTTAGCAATTCATACTTTAGAAGACTTAATAGAAGTTTTTTTGGCAAAAGGTGAAAAAGTCTCTTTAGTAGGTTCTTCTTTGGGTGGTTTTTATAGTTTATATTTAGCAAATAAATATAAGCTAAATGCAGTTTTAATAAATCCTGCTTTAAATCCCAAACAAACTTTGAGTAAATTTTATAGTTTTGGATTGGTTAAAAACTATTTTGATAATTCGAATTTTGAAATCACACAAGAACAGCTAAAAAGTTTAGAAAATTTTCAAGTATCACTTATACAAAATCCTAAAAATATTATGGCTTTGATTCAAAAAGGTGATGAAATAATTGATTATAAAGAGAGTCTTGAAATTTTAAAAGATTGTGAGATAATTGTAGAAGAGGGTGGAAATCATAGTTTTGAAAATATAGAAAAATATTTAAATAAAATAAATAATTTTTTCAAATAG
- the radA gene encoding DNA repair protein RadA: MAKKKNTLFECQHCGEQSSKWLGKCPNCDSWDSFLELSTEQQEVLKQTITASNSSSKARPITEILQDDVTRFSSFNYEFDLVLGGGVVPGSLTLIGGSPGVGKSTLLLKVAGSIAKSEKKVLYVSGEESAGQIKLRANRLDANHNSLYLLSEIKLEEIMDELLRENYEVCVIDSIQTIYSSHLNSAPGSVSQVREITFELMRKAKESNIAMFIIGHITKDGSIAGPRVLEHMVDTVLYFEGESSKELRMLRGFKNRFGSTSEIGIFEMTSEGLVSAKDIASKFFDKNKAQSGSSLTVSMEGSRAIILEVQALVCETTFPNPKRSATGFDTNRLTMLLALLEKKLDLPFNHYDVFVNISGGIKIKESSADLAVIAAIISSFRNRPISKESVFIGEVSLTGEIKDVYSIDLRLKEAQAQGIKKAIIAQKPNLKLDIKTFAVDEVSKVIELF; encoded by the coding sequence ATGGCAAAAAAGAAAAACACTCTTTTTGAGTGCCAACATTGTGGAGAACAATCATCAAAATGGTTAGGAAAATGTCCAAATTGTGACTCTTGGGATAGTTTTTTAGAGCTAAGTACAGAGCAACAAGAAGTTTTAAAACAGACTATTACAGCTTCAAACTCATCATCAAAAGCAAGACCTATTACAGAAATTTTGCAAGATGATGTTACAAGATTTTCATCTTTTAACTATGAATTTGATTTAGTTTTAGGTGGAGGCGTGGTACCTGGAAGTTTAACTCTTATTGGGGGAAGTCCTGGTGTTGGTAAATCTACACTATTGCTAAAAGTTGCTGGTAGTATTGCAAAATCAGAGAAGAAAGTGCTTTATGTATCAGGAGAAGAGAGTGCCGGTCAAATAAAATTAAGAGCAAATAGATTAGACGCAAACCATAATAGTTTATATTTACTAAGTGAAATTAAACTTGAAGAGATTATGGATGAACTTCTGAGAGAAAATTATGAAGTTTGTGTTATTGATTCAATTCAAACGATTTATTCAAGCCACTTAAATTCAGCGCCAGGAAGTGTATCTCAGGTTCGTGAAATTACTTTTGAACTTATGCGTAAAGCAAAAGAATCAAATATTGCTATGTTTATTATTGGTCACATTACAAAAGATGGAAGCATCGCAGGACCTAGAGTTTTAGAACATATGGTTGATACGGTTTTATATTTTGAGGGAGAGTCAAGTAAAGAACTAAGAATGCTTAGAGGTTTTAAAAATAGATTTGGAAGTACAAGTGAAATTGGAATTTTTGAGATGACTAGTGAAGGGCTTGTTAGCGCAAAAGATATTGCATCAAAGTTTTTTGATAAAAATAAAGCTCAAAGTGGTTCTAGTCTAACAGTTTCTATGGAAGGAAGCAGAGCAATAATTCTAGAAGTTCAAGCTTTGGTTTGTGAAACAACTTTTCCAAATCCTAAAAGAAGTGCAACAGGTTTTGATACAAATAGACTTACAATGCTTTTAGCTCTTTTAGAAAAAAAATTAGATTTACCTTTTAACCACTATGATGTTTTTGTAAATATAAGTGGTGGAATAAAAATAAAAGAAAGTAGTGCAGATTTGGCAGTAATTGCAGCAATTATTAGCTCATTTAGAAATCGTCCAATATCAAAAGAGTCTGTTTTTATAGGTGAAGTTAGCTTAACAGGTGAAATAAAAGATGTTTATTCAATTGATTTAAGATTAAAAGAGGCTCAAGCACAAGGTATTAAAAAAGCAATTATTGCACAAAAACCAAATTTAAAACTAGATATAAAAACTTTTGCAGTAGATGAAGTATCAAAAGTAATAGAGCTTTTTTAA
- a CDS encoding thioesterase family protein: MSLEIGKKASIDYKVEKKDLASNLNISVDDNFPDVFATARMIALMECSAAKLMMPLLKDDEQSVGVNVNITHMAATLENDVAISTATFVGMEGKLYKFEIEVVDGGGVCGRGTHTRAIISTSRLLEGAKKRVEKALNN, translated from the coding sequence ATGAGTTTAGAAATAGGAAAAAAAGCATCTATTGATTATAAAGTTGAAAAAAAAGATTTAGCTTCAAATTTAAATATATCAGTTGATGATAATTTTCCAGATGTTTTTGCAACAGCTAGAATGATTGCTTTAATGGAATGTAGCGCAGCAAAACTTATGATGCCTTTATTAAAAGATGATGAGCAAAGTGTTGGAGTTAATGTAAATATTACGCATATGGCAGCAACACTAGAAAATGATGTAGCTATTTCTACTGCAACTTTTGTTGGAATGGAAGGTAAACTTTATAAGTTCGAGATTGAAGTTGTAGATGGTGGAGGAGTTTGTGGAAGAGGGACTCACACAAGAGCTATAATTTCAACTTCAAGACTTCTTGAAGGTGCAAAAAAAAGAGTTGAAAAAGCTCTAAATAACTAA
- the ybeY gene encoding rRNA maturation RNase YbeY translates to MIDFENQTDLLVELSELEEIAHSVTNREIELIIVNNETIKNINFEYREKNEVTDVLSFPFDGDFAHLPLGTIIISKDFVTEKAKEYNHSNNDEIKLLFIHGLLHLLGYDHEIDNGEHREKEEELINKYNLPSSLIVRNS, encoded by the coding sequence ATGATAGATTTTGAAAACCAAACAGACTTACTTGTAGAACTATCTGAACTTGAAGAAATAGCACATAGCGTTACAAATAGAGAAATTGAATTAATTATTGTAAATAATGAAACAATAAAAAATATAAATTTTGAATATAGAGAAAAGAATGAAGTAACTGATGTTTTAAGTTTTCCTTTCGATGGCGATTTTGCACATCTTCCATTAGGAACAATAATTATTTCAAAAGATTTTGTTACTGAAAAAGCAAAAGAGTATAACCATAGTAATAATGATGAAATAAAACTACTTTTTATTCATGGCCTTTTACATTTACTTGGATACGATCATGAGATTGATAACGGCGAGCACAGAGAAAAAGAAGAAGAGTTAATAAATAAATACAATCTGCCTTCTAGCTTGATTGTTAGAAATTCCTAA
- a CDS encoding Fur family transcriptional regulator, with translation MTNYANLLKEYDLKVTPQRVAIVDELYMNGHMNIDELYKKLLDRFPSVSLATIYKNVNSMLEKTFLSEVKIPNSKSVYELVKTEHAHLVCKECGFIEDVILDSTDILEQVSKISQFKVDNTDIVLSGTCKKCCK, from the coding sequence ATGACAAATTATGCAAATTTATTAAAAGAGTATGATTTAAAGGTTACTCCACAAAGAGTTGCTATTGTTGATGAACTTTATATGAATGGTCACATGAATATCGATGAGTTATATAAAAAACTATTAGATAGATTTCCATCTGTATCGTTAGCAACAATTTACAAAAATGTTAACTCGATGTTAGAAAAAACTTTTTTATCAGAAGTTAAAATACCTAATTCAAAATCAGTTTATGAATTAGTTAAAACAGAGCATGCTCATTTAGTATGCAAAGAGTGTGGTTTTATTGAGGATGTGATTCTTGATTCAACTGATATTTTAGAACAAGTTTCAAAAATTAGTCAATTTAAAGTTGACAATACAGATATCGTTTTAAGTGGTACTTGTAAAAAGTGCTGTAAATAA